The following proteins are co-located in the Acidimicrobiia bacterium genome:
- the rpsE gene encoding 30S ribosomal protein S5 yields the protein MAEGQFEERVIDINRVAKVVKGGRRFSFTALVVVGDGNGSVGLGYGKAKEVPAAIQKGMEEAKKNVFKPALAGSTVTHQVMGRHDAARVLIKPAAPGTGVIAGGAARHILEAAGINDVLAKSLGSANAVNVSRATIQGLKDLRDPDEVAKLRGLSPEEVSTPGLLRAFRERQRGPAPEPTEVT from the coding sequence GGTCGTCAAGGGCGGACGGCGGTTCTCGTTCACCGCGCTCGTCGTCGTGGGCGACGGAAACGGCTCGGTCGGTCTCGGCTACGGCAAGGCCAAGGAGGTGCCTGCCGCCATCCAGAAGGGGATGGAGGAGGCCAAGAAGAACGTGTTCAAGCCGGCTCTGGCCGGTTCGACGGTCACGCACCAGGTGATGGGCCGCCACGACGCCGCTCGCGTGCTCATCAAGCCCGCGGCCCCCGGGACCGGCGTCATCGCCGGCGGCGCCGCCCGTCACATCCTCGAGGCGGCCGGTATCAACGACGTGCTCGCCAAGTCGCTCGGCTCGGCCAACGCCGTCAACGTGTCCCGAGCGACCATCCAGGGCCTGAAGGACCTGCGCGACCCCGACGAAGTCGCCAAGCTCCGCGGGCTCTCCCCCGAAGAGGTGTCGACACCCGGTCTCCTGCGGGCGTTCCGTGAGCGCCAGCGGGGTCCGGCGCCCGAGCCCACAGAGGTGACGTGA